The following proteins are co-located in the Myroides profundi genome:
- a CDS encoding DUF2089 family protein yields MSIKPKLPIHCPSCESELKVTQLSCEHCQTIVNGNFSLPLLLQLSKEEQEFILAFFLNSGSLKQMALQMNISYPTVRNKLDDMIEHIQQLQKKE; encoded by the coding sequence ATGTCAATTAAGCCCAAACTACCTATACATTGCCCTAGTTGTGAAAGTGAACTAAAGGTCACCCAGCTTTCTTGTGAGCACTGCCAGACTATCGTCAATGGTAACTTCTCTTTGCCCCTACTCTTACAGCTGAGTAAAGAGGAACAGGAGTTTATCTTAGCTTTCTTTTTAAACAGTGGCAGTCTAAAACAAATGGCTTTACAGATGAATATCAGTTACCCTACTGTTCGAAACAAACTAGATGATATGATAGAACATATCCAACAATTACAGAAAAAAGAATAA
- a CDS encoding alpha/beta hydrolase — MKKLLTTLTLCFATTFSFAQTAVQVDSEIDGDLYLANKDSKQLAIIIAGSGPTNKNGNNPAGVNANSYKYLAQGLKENGINTFTYNKRMFAQMKNQTMNEADIKFEDNVSDLNIVIDYFKKEYPSIILIGHSEGAMVATLASQDNSAVSKLISLQGPGETIDKTLYKQITAQAPFFAKSIEDIHVKLRKGEIVDSIPPMLQSLYRTSVQPYLISWMKYDPTVEIKKVKQPILILQGDKDLQVKTDQGDNLKQAVPTATLVTIKGMNHVLKTVVKEEENLVLYTKPDVPLHTELVPTIVNFIKK, encoded by the coding sequence ATGAAAAAACTATTAACTACACTTACCTTATGCTTTGCTACTACATTTAGCTTTGCACAAACAGCTGTTCAGGTAGACAGTGAAATTGATGGAGACTTATATTTAGCGAATAAAGACAGTAAACAGCTTGCCATTATAATAGCAGGTTCTGGTCCTACTAACAAGAACGGAAACAATCCTGCTGGGGTAAATGCGAACTCGTATAAATACCTTGCTCAAGGGCTAAAAGAGAATGGTATCAACACCTTCACGTATAACAAAAGGATGTTTGCTCAGATGAAGAACCAGACAATGAATGAGGCAGATATTAAGTTTGAAGACAATGTGAGTGACTTAAATATAGTTATTGATTACTTCAAAAAGGAATATCCTAGTATTATCTTGATCGGACATAGCGAAGGAGCCATGGTAGCTACATTGGCTAGTCAAGACAATAGTGCTGTATCAAAGCTTATCTCGCTACAAGGGCCAGGAGAGACAATAGATAAAACACTGTATAAACAGATAACAGCGCAAGCGCCTTTCTTTGCAAAATCAATAGAAGACATTCACGTTAAACTTAGAAAAGGCGAAATAGTAGATAGCATCCCTCCTATGCTACAAAGCTTATATCGCACTTCTGTTCAGCCTTACCTTATCTCGTGGATGAAGTATGATCCTACTGTAGAAATTAAAAAAGTAAAACAACCGATTTTAATCTTACAAGGAGATAAAGACTTACAAGTCAAGACAGATCAGGGAGACAACTTAAAACAAGCTGTACCTACTGCTACTCTTGTGACAATAAAAGGAATGAATCACGTACTAAAAACAGTTGTAAAAGAGGAGGAGAACTTAGTACTATACACAAAGCCTGATGTGCCTCTTCACACTGAACTAGTACCTACTATTGTTAACTTTATAAAGAAATAA
- a CDS encoding YggS family pyridoxal phosphate-dependent enzyme: protein MKTRIKDNLASIEKRITAACAHSGRSRDEVQLLLATKTVDADRIKIAIEEGYPLIGENKVQELRDKYEGIGTDNCTRHFIGHLQTNKIKDILKYGVTCIESIDRISVVEKLQQLLERDNRTIDVLIQVNTSDEDSKFGVAPEAAIEFIKEVATYDRLHIKGLMTIGLFSAEEKLVRPCFKILKKVQQEAIALQLPNVEMKELSMGMSHDLEIAIEEGATIVRVGTAIFGERIYPDSYYWDEQKSIK, encoded by the coding sequence ATGAAAACTAGAATAAAGGATAATTTAGCAAGTATAGAAAAGCGTATTACAGCAGCATGCGCGCACAGTGGTCGTTCTAGAGATGAGGTACAACTATTGCTTGCTACTAAGACAGTAGATGCAGATAGAATAAAGATAGCGATAGAGGAGGGATACCCTCTGATAGGAGAGAATAAGGTACAAGAGCTAAGAGATAAGTATGAAGGCATAGGGACTGATAATTGTACTAGACACTTTATCGGACATCTACAGACCAACAAGATTAAAGATATCCTGAAGTATGGAGTGACTTGTATAGAGTCTATAGATCGCATCAGTGTAGTAGAAAAATTACAACAACTCTTAGAACGGGATAACAGAACGATAGATGTACTAATCCAAGTGAATACTTCTGATGAAGATAGTAAGTTCGGGGTAGCGCCAGAAGCAGCTATTGAGTTTATAAAAGAAGTCGCTACGTATGATCGATTACACATCAAGGGGCTAATGACAATTGGCTTATTCAGTGCAGAAGAGAAGCTGGTACGCCCTTGTTTTAAAATACTAAAGAAAGTACAACAAGAGGCTATTGCTCTCCAACTGCCTAATGTAGAAATGAAAGAACTCTCTATGGGGATGAGCCATGATCTAGAAATAGCGATAGAAGAGGGGGCTACCATCGTGAGAGTAGG
- a CDS encoding TetR/AcrR family transcriptional regulator produces the protein MTKAEKTKQFIIEQTAYLFNTKGAAATSLSDITEATGLTKGSIYGNFKNKDEVALAAFEYNAYKVYLEIKKSISKENQTQRERLLAIVTLYRTEWKVFFKLGGCPLLNTATEADDTFPELKEAVVKTFSGLANIFIKIIEKGIQTKEFKAEIDSESYAYLFISLIEGGMLLGKTTGNIKHLYISLDRIELIINSEITV, from the coding sequence ATGACTAAAGCAGAAAAAACGAAACAGTTTATTATAGAGCAAACAGCTTATTTATTCAACACTAAAGGAGCTGCTGCAACTTCGTTAAGTGATATCACTGAAGCTACAGGATTGACTAAAGGAAGTATCTATGGCAACTTTAAGAATAAAGATGAGGTAGCCTTAGCTGCTTTTGAATACAATGCTTATAAAGTATACCTTGAAATTAAAAAGAGTATTTCTAAAGAAAATCAGACTCAAAGAGAAAGATTACTTGCTATAGTGACGCTCTATCGTACAGAGTGGAAGGTATTCTTTAAACTAGGCGGTTGTCCTCTACTTAATACAGCAACAGAAGCAGATGATACCTTTCCTGAGCTAAAAGAAGCCGTTGTAAAGACTTTCTCTGGCTTAGCGAATATCTTTATCAAGATCATAGAGAAAGGTATTCAAACAAAAGAATTTAAAGCAGAAATAGATAGTGAATCCTATGCTTACTTATTCATATCTCTAATCGAAGGAGGAATGCTGTTAGGAAAAACTACAGGTAATATCAAACATCTCTATATTTCTTTAGATAGAATAGAATTAATCATAAACAGTGAAATCACAGTATAA
- a CDS encoding SdpI family protein, with product MIATELLIFMCLFIVLGLLVPHVKTINSILGYRTHRAMKNQRNWEFAQKLSGKYFVYLGIGTGIYSGISYLLPTYSKLLNNLYFLPMILSLAFIIYKTEQGLKKLEE from the coding sequence ATGATAGCAACAGAACTACTTATATTTATGTGTCTATTTATTGTCTTGGGACTACTAGTTCCTCATGTCAAAACAATAAATAGCATACTAGGATACCGCACACACCGTGCGATGAAGAATCAACGCAACTGGGAGTTTGCACAAAAACTAAGTGGTAAGTACTTTGTATACTTAGGTATAGGTACGGGTATATACAGTGGTATCTCATATCTACTTCCTACTTACTCGAAGCTATTGAATAATTTATACTTCTTACCGATGATACTCAGTTTAGCATTTATTATTTATAAAACAGAACAAGGATTAAAGAAACTAGAAGAGTAA
- a CDS encoding DUF3784 domain-containing protein, translated as MEPILITSALFIILSFILTPKTAKYLLAGYNTMSKEKQELYDIKNIVRILNNSLRIVALIILIGAALYQWSGLEIIRDIFVMYLPLVFLLGVNIYTKKKYSTDPIKPFDIIIPIAVLIFVILITL; from the coding sequence ATGGAGCCTATCTTAATAACATCTGCATTATTTATCATATTGAGTTTTATCCTTACTCCTAAAACAGCAAAATACTTATTAGCAGGGTATAACACCATGAGTAAAGAGAAGCAAGAACTCTATGATATAAAAAACATAGTTCGCATACTCAATAATTCTCTAAGAATTGTGGCATTAATAATTTTGATAGGTGCAGCACTATATCAATGGTCTGGATTGGAAATTATAAGAGACATTTTTGTCATGTATTTACCTTTAGTATTTCTATTAGGAGTAAATATTTATACGAAGAAAAAATACTCTACTGATCCTATAAAACCTTTTGATATCATTATACCTATAGCAGTACTAATTTTTGTAATACTAATCACACTATGA
- a CDS encoding acetyl-CoA C-acyltransferase — protein sequence MKDVFIVATKRTPIGSFLGSLSSLTAPQLGAIAIEETYKSIGLAPEHIDSIYMGNVLSAGVGQSPARQAAIFANIPTSKDATTINKVCAAGMKATILAAQQIQLGLEDIVIAGGMESMSNVPHYTQVRNGNKLGHLNLTDGMIKDGLWDVYNNFHMGTAAELGIDKFKHTREELDAFALLSYKRAQEATEQSKFDKELIPITIPTKKADIIIDKDEDIYKLIPEKVNTLAPAFRTDGKLTAANSSNLNDGAAAIILASSEAIEKHQLKPFAKIIAYADAAQDPEWFTTTPALAIEKVLKQANLTITDIDFFEINEAYVSVILSNQHLLNYDINKVNIYGGAVALGHPIGTSGARIITTLISVLKQEKGRYGVAAICNGGGGATAILIENITE from the coding sequence ATGAAAGATGTATTTATCGTAGCAACTAAACGAACTCCAATAGGGAGTTTCTTAGGAAGTCTATCTTCACTTACTGCACCTCAACTAGGTGCAATAGCCATTGAAGAAACATACAAAAGCATTGGGTTAGCACCTGAGCATATCGACAGTATATACATGGGTAATGTACTAAGCGCTGGCGTAGGTCAATCACCTGCTAGACAAGCAGCAATCTTTGCTAATATACCTACTAGCAAAGATGCAACTACTATTAATAAAGTATGTGCAGCAGGGATGAAGGCTACTATACTAGCTGCTCAACAAATACAGTTGGGATTAGAAGATATTGTCATAGCAGGTGGCATGGAAAGTATGAGTAATGTTCCACATTATACTCAAGTCAGAAATGGCAACAAACTCGGACATTTAAACTTAACAGACGGGATGATTAAAGACGGACTATGGGATGTGTACAATAATTTTCATATGGGAACAGCTGCTGAACTAGGCATAGACAAATTCAAACACACTAGAGAAGAACTTGATGCCTTTGCTTTATTATCTTACAAAAGAGCGCAAGAAGCTACTGAACAAAGTAAGTTTGACAAGGAATTAATTCCAATAACTATTCCCACTAAAAAAGCGGATATAATAATAGACAAAGATGAAGACATCTATAAACTCATCCCTGAGAAAGTTAACACATTAGCACCTGCGTTTCGTACTGATGGAAAGCTAACAGCAGCCAACTCAAGCAATCTAAATGATGGTGCAGCAGCTATCATTCTTGCTTCTAGTGAGGCAATAGAAAAACATCAATTAAAGCCTTTTGCTAAAATCATAGCATATGCAGATGCTGCACAAGATCCTGAGTGGTTTACCACTACTCCTGCATTAGCTATAGAAAAGGTACTAAAGCAAGCCAACTTGACTATAACAGATATAGACTTCTTTGAAATCAATGAAGCATATGTTTCGGTCATCTTGTCTAATCAACATTTATTAAACTATGACATTAATAAAGTAAATATTTATGGAGGAGCAGTAGCATTAGGGCATCCAATAGGAACTTCAGGAGCACGTATTATCACTACTCTTATCAGTGTACTAAAACAAGAAAAAGGAAGATATGGCGTAGCTGCTATCTGTAACGGTGGTGGTGGAGCTACAGCTATCTTAATTGAAAATATAACAGAATAA
- a CDS encoding toxin-antitoxin system YwqK family antitoxin, giving the protein MIKKIFSLAILFSTPMFSQVARDTIWVDSYDYVTARKNAESFKIAKDIKGEPTLKSIEVYNAASKKIESKGKGTLQEGGQVLYTGAVNYYNKEGKIDATYTYDQDNMIAKAETIDPRNGNKYLCTYNDNMIQDGQAIYNWQGTYIYVEAEGGIYSRYEIINPKNEKNYIAYFFDENNYISEEKYFDVNGEVKQQATYSGGSPYDGYATTLDYDNFTVQSISEYREGMLISTVAYYTTGKVKSKSTTVANVTTDVYYDQAGKEMGTFTSKLEDDGYSTYQEGTNYIFNTYDSHPDEIYSIYTYKQNVPVLVKEYYTFPKKNAVKSIRYSNEESYIQKVEYFNEDGSSKGQITYNEDGYSPKDGTIIEENVSTIYKNSKLVERTETYENGKVFEVTKNNTSVYYDQKGKEIGRIDFKLDPIYGSMSYITGTRYVLSNDLISTVAKYEKELLVYQADYDTNADKAVLSTESYYSNNALIKEVEYHDNGKKAKVSTYSPNSYSYTPVKETHFDKTGKEIGTYDYIAQTGTRIELSYDKQVTSIEKLQDGNLLSKKGYALKTGSNSYASNSYFLQADIDYNKQGKFYNEKGEIISTATYKDGVPYEGTVTIIDSYYKTETVYKNGHKVGKETIKYSSGDEIININYYDDKGELTKIESYENSTLKTSSEYKDNVIHGVSTYYDSEGEVLSTLTYHEGIPYEGVLTEASYINFTTKGFENGELTYVKVYNVDDAYSPTNLLMEEHYRTSTSFERTIYHAETEAIVYKYNLTDSELDGAYQYYENGKVKYQATFKDGTLVDGSVGIVDFNYEPYNYYSSYEASEDTSKYTVLSNKKGTYTISILNADDNKEVFKMEAKVKKGDHSLNPLASKKIKLENLYPNNEYNVMSYYSSPYDYAVDAAATAVAADAAAVEATASAYYE; this is encoded by the coding sequence ATGATTAAAAAGATTTTCTCATTAGCCATTTTATTCTCTACACCGATGTTCAGTCAGGTTGCACGAGATACTATCTGGGTAGATAGCTATGACTATGTAACAGCTAGAAAAAATGCTGAATCTTTTAAAATTGCAAAAGATATCAAAGGCGAACCTACACTAAAATCAATAGAGGTATATAATGCAGCTTCTAAAAAGATAGAAAGTAAAGGGAAAGGAACTCTTCAAGAAGGAGGACAAGTTCTATACACAGGAGCTGTAAACTACTATAATAAAGAAGGAAAAATAGACGCTACTTATACCTATGATCAGGATAATATGATCGCTAAAGCAGAAACTATAGATCCTCGTAATGGCAATAAATATCTATGTACTTATAACGATAATATGATCCAAGATGGTCAGGCTATTTATAACTGGCAAGGAACATATATCTATGTAGAAGCTGAAGGAGGTATATACAGTCGCTACGAGATCATCAATCCTAAGAATGAAAAGAACTACATCGCTTACTTCTTCGATGAAAATAACTATATCTCAGAAGAGAAATACTTCGATGTAAACGGAGAGGTGAAGCAACAAGCTACTTATAGTGGTGGGTCACCTTATGATGGGTATGCGACTACATTAGACTATGACAACTTCACAGTACAGTCTATCAGCGAATATAGAGAAGGAATGTTGATCTCTACTGTGGCTTACTATACAACAGGAAAAGTGAAGAGTAAATCTACCACTGTAGCTAATGTAACAACAGATGTGTACTATGATCAAGCTGGTAAAGAGATGGGTACCTTTACGAGTAAACTAGAAGATGACGGATACTCTACTTATCAGGAAGGAACGAACTACATATTCAATACGTATGATAGTCATCCTGATGAGATCTACTCTATCTATACTTATAAACAAAACGTACCTGTACTGGTAAAAGAATACTATACATTCCCTAAAAAGAATGCTGTAAAATCTATTAGATATAGCAATGAAGAGAGTTATATCCAGAAAGTAGAATACTTCAATGAAGATGGTAGTTCTAAAGGACAAATCACTTATAACGAAGATGGATATTCTCCTAAAGATGGGACGATAATAGAAGAGAATGTAAGCACTATCTATAAGAATAGCAAACTAGTAGAAAGAACAGAAACGTATGAAAATGGTAAAGTATTCGAGGTTACAAAAAACAATACTTCTGTATACTATGACCAAAAAGGAAAAGAGATAGGTCGTATTGACTTTAAACTAGACCCTATCTATGGATCTATGTCTTATATCACTGGTACTAGATATGTATTATCTAATGATTTGATTTCTACTGTTGCTAAGTATGAAAAAGAATTATTAGTATATCAAGCTGATTATGATACTAATGCTGATAAAGCAGTATTGTCAACAGAGTCATACTATTCTAACAATGCATTAATCAAAGAAGTAGAATATCATGACAATGGTAAAAAGGCAAAGGTATCTACTTACTCACCTAACTCCTACTCTTATACTCCTGTAAAAGAAACACATTTCGACAAAACAGGGAAGGAAATAGGTACATATGACTATATCGCTCAGACAGGAACTCGTATAGAGCTATCTTATGATAAACAAGTAACTTCTATCGAGAAACTACAAGATGGAAACCTTCTTTCTAAAAAGGGGTATGCCTTAAAAACAGGTAGTAACTCATACGCTAGTAACTCATATTTCTTACAGGCTGATATCGACTATAATAAGCAAGGTAAATTCTATAATGAAAAAGGAGAAATAATCTCTACAGCTACTTATAAAGATGGTGTGCCTTATGAAGGAACAGTGACTATCATAGACTCGTATTACAAAACAGAAACTGTTTATAAAAACGGACATAAAGTAGGTAAAGAGACTATTAAGTATTCTAGTGGAGATGAGATTATCAATATCAACTACTATGATGATAAAGGAGAACTTACTAAAATAGAGTCTTATGAAAACAGTACTCTAAAAACATCTAGTGAATATAAAGATAATGTGATACATGGTGTATCTACTTACTACGATAGTGAAGGAGAAGTATTATCTACGCTGACTTATCATGAAGGAATTCCTTATGAAGGAGTGTTAACTGAAGCGTCATATATAAACTTCACTACTAAAGGTTTTGAGAATGGAGAATTAACTTATGTAAAAGTATACAATGTAGATGATGCTTATTCTCCTACAAACTTACTGATGGAAGAGCATTATAGAACTAGTACTTCATTTGAGAGAACTATCTATCATGCAGAGACAGAAGCTATAGTGTATAAATATAATCTTACAGATAGTGAGCTAGATGGAGCATACCAATACTATGAAAATGGTAAGGTGAAGTATCAAGCTACTTTTAAGGACGGAACATTAGTAGATGGTTCTGTAGGTATAGTAGACTTTAATTATGAGCCATACAACTATTATTCTTCATACGAAGCTTCTGAAGATACATCTAAGTACACAGTACTAAGTAATAAAAAAGGTACTTATACAATCAGTATTTTAAATGCTGATGATAATAAAGAGGTATTTAAAATGGAAGCGAAGGTTAAGAAAGGTGATCATAGTTTAAACCCATTGGCTAGTAAAAAAATAAAACTAGAAAACTTATACCCAAACAATGAGTATAATGTAATGTCATACTACAGTAGTCCTTATGACTATGCTGTAGATGCAGCAGCTACTGCTGTAGCAGCAGACGCAGCGGCAGTAGAAGCTACTGCTAGTGCATATTATGAATAA